The following proteins come from a genomic window of Heyndrickxia acidicola:
- a CDS encoding STAS domain-containing protein, whose amino-acid sequence MEEELSKGKIITEVTVAGQNFSWNTEEGNFNFQGEAAVLFWISSAMKSFFDTIEEVSGHESARIVLETTGFRQGIVVGDYFKSQNFSIKEVAEVLPNTYASAGWGKITVKSICQKENKAIIQMKDSWEYQINKAQGKEQYGTFIPGHFAGMLTGLYGMNIWYRVNKSQIEGEPYCEFEFFPSEQTIERNIHDLARKEQAQQIISLERLVDERTQELNELVKEISSPIIPVLEGIVVVPLLGKYDENRSEDLIQTTLFNLPKYRAEYLILDLTGLNKEISQYTIEFLNKLASSASLIGTQTILVGISPQLGIAITETNFNLSKFHCFTNLQYGIYFALSQQGRKIQ is encoded by the coding sequence ATGGAAGAAGAGTTGAGTAAAGGTAAAATAATAACAGAGGTAACTGTAGCTGGACAAAACTTTTCCTGGAATACGGAGGAAGGCAATTTCAACTTCCAAGGAGAAGCGGCTGTTCTATTTTGGATTTCCAGTGCTATGAAATCTTTTTTTGATACGATTGAAGAAGTGTCTGGCCATGAATCTGCGCGAATCGTTTTGGAAACAACAGGTTTTAGGCAGGGAATTGTGGTAGGGGATTATTTTAAAAGCCAAAATTTTTCCATTAAAGAGGTAGCGGAAGTTCTTCCTAATACATATGCATCCGCCGGATGGGGCAAGATCACCGTTAAAAGCATTTGCCAAAAAGAGAATAAGGCAATCATTCAAATGAAAGACAGCTGGGAATACCAAATTAATAAAGCACAAGGAAAAGAACAATACGGTACATTTATACCTGGACATTTTGCAGGAATGCTGACCGGTCTGTATGGAATGAATATTTGGTATCGTGTTAACAAGAGTCAAATTGAAGGGGAACCCTATTGCGAATTTGAATTTTTTCCATCAGAACAAACAATTGAGCGAAATATACATGACTTGGCAAGAAAGGAGCAGGCACAGCAGATTATCTCTCTTGAAAGACTCGTTGATGAGCGGACTCAGGAGTTAAATGAACTGGTAAAAGAAATTTCCTCCCCCATCATTCCCGTTCTCGAAGGAATTGTTGTCGTCCCTTTATTGGGAAAATATGATGAGAACCGTTCAGAGGATTTGATCCAGACTACTCTTTTTAACCTTCCAAAGTATCGTGCAGAGTATTTAATACTGGATTTAACAGGTTTAAATAAGGAAATTAGCCAGTATACTATTGAATTTCTCAACAAACTCGCTTCATCAGCTTCCCTGATTGGTACTCAGACCATTCTTGTAGGAATTTCTCCGCAGCTAGGGATTGCTATTACGGAGACGAACTTTAACCTTTCAAAATTTCATTGCTTTACTAATTTACAGTATGGTATTTATTTTGCATTATCACAGCAAGGAAGGAAAATACAATAA
- a CDS encoding SGNH/GDSL hydrolase family protein: MYISCFGDSITRGVSYAKGRLRIIKQNYPSFLQQLFHTAPEIIIQNKGVFNDNSNLLIQRLEKDILQEKPDLVLICIGGNDCNFKWDEVACAPDDKHIPIVPIESYIKNVKTIVSKIRDKGIAPILVTLPPLDPTRYYRFISNTHGNAISHWISLVGGIEHWHGLYNRSLNALIQQMNVMSIDVRSALKKAGDLKGLISDDGIHPTPEGYSVISQKIHSDLISRIFPACL, from the coding sequence ATGTATATTTCCTGTTTTGGCGACAGCATTACACGCGGGGTATCATATGCAAAAGGTCGGCTAAGAATCATTAAGCAAAATTACCCCTCCTTCTTACAGCAGTTGTTTCATACAGCACCGGAAATCATTATACAAAATAAAGGTGTTTTCAATGATAATTCAAATCTCCTAATTCAAAGGCTTGAAAAAGATATCCTTCAAGAAAAGCCTGATTTAGTTCTCATTTGTATTGGAGGAAACGATTGTAACTTTAAATGGGATGAAGTAGCTTGTGCTCCTGATGACAAGCATATTCCTATTGTCCCCATTGAATCCTACATCAAAAATGTAAAAACCATTGTGAGCAAAATCAGGGACAAAGGCATTGCTCCTATTCTAGTAACACTTCCGCCTCTTGACCCCACAAGGTATTACCGCTTCATTTCCAATACTCACGGAAATGCTATCAGCCACTGGATTAGCTTAGTTGGAGGAATTGAGCATTGGCATGGACTTTACAATCGAAGCCTTAATGCTCTCATTCAGCAGATGAATGTTATGAGTATTGACGTACGCAGTGCTTTAAAAAAAGCAGGAGATTTAAAAGGCTTGATAAGTGATGATGGAATTCATCCAACACCTGAGGGGTATTCCGTTATAAGCCAAAAAATTCACAGCGATCTCATTTCACGCATATTCCCTGCCTGCCTATGA
- a CDS encoding GNAT family N-acetyltransferase has protein sequence MRLVSDRIYIQKLTLDDLQPLLDFKLRNSKFFQPFEPIAPRSLYTLEGQREALKKLQENWEMELGYGFGVFLNSSNLLIGRVNLSNVVWGAWESCTMGYSLDEKYNGQGLTTEAVRLAIQFAFGSAGLHRVQAAVLPRNKGSIRVLEKAGFRYDGFSEYYLKINGLWEHHNLYSITCEHWQSMK, from the coding sequence ATGCGATTGGTTTCTGACCGTATCTATATTCAAAAATTAACATTGGATGATCTTCAGCCATTACTGGATTTTAAACTACGTAATAGTAAGTTCTTTCAGCCTTTTGAACCCATTGCTCCTAGATCGCTCTACACTCTAGAAGGCCAGCGGGAAGCACTAAAGAAGCTGCAAGAGAATTGGGAAATGGAATTAGGCTACGGCTTTGGTGTTTTCTTAAATAGCAGTAACCTGCTCATTGGAAGGGTTAATTTGAGCAATGTTGTTTGGGGAGCGTGGGAAAGCTGTACAATGGGATATTCCTTGGATGAGAAATATAATGGACAAGGGTTGACTACAGAAGCTGTTCGTTTGGCTATTCAATTCGCCTTTGGATCTGCAGGGCTGCATAGGGTACAAGCAGCGGTATTGCCTCGAAACAAAGGCTCCATACGAGTTTTGGAAAAAGCGGGATTTCGATATGACGGTTTCTCGGAGTATTACCTGAAAATTAATGGTTTATGGGAACATCACAATTTATACAGCATTACATGTGAACATTGGCAAAGTATGAAATGA
- a CDS encoding DNA alkylation repair protein: MGDIEVLKSLFKERANKENAASMEKYMKNHFIFLGIKAPVRRDLMKEFYLKTGILKKDFYVDFVKEVWRLSEREYQYAALDYGSKFLRKLDPSHLALLMSFITSKSWWDTVDPLASNFIGTLASRFPELIEQIDQWAVDENMWLRRTAILFQLKYKGNTDEERLYRNILLNANSKEFFIQKAMGWTLREYSKTNPESVQMFIEKNELPRLTIREGSKYLEVD, from the coding sequence GTGGGAGATATAGAAGTATTGAAAAGTTTGTTTAAAGAGCGGGCAAATAAAGAGAATGCAGCCTCAATGGAAAAGTATATGAAGAACCATTTTATATTCTTGGGAATTAAAGCACCTGTAAGAAGGGATCTGATGAAGGAGTTTTATTTAAAAACAGGAATCCTTAAAAAAGATTTCTACGTTGATTTTGTGAAGGAAGTGTGGAGACTCTCTGAACGGGAATATCAATATGCAGCACTGGATTACGGATCGAAATTTCTGAGAAAGCTGGATCCTTCTCATTTGGCATTGTTGATGAGCTTCATTACAAGCAAGTCATGGTGGGATACCGTTGATCCTCTGGCTTCTAACTTTATAGGGACGCTTGCTTCGCGTTTCCCGGAGCTGATAGAGCAAATTGATCAGTGGGCGGTGGATGAAAATATGTGGCTGAGGAGGACAGCTATCTTATTTCAGCTTAAGTACAAAGGCAATACAGATGAAGAACGCCTATATAGAAACATCCTATTAAATGCAAACAGCAAGGAATTTTTTATCCAGAAAGCAATGGGCTGGACTTTAAGGGAGTATTCAAAAACAAATCCTGAGTCTGTTCAAATGTTTATTGAGAAAAATGAACTGCCAAGGCTCACTATCAGAGAAGGAAGCAAATATCTTGAAGTGGATTAA
- a CDS encoding superoxide dismutase family protein: MVNYHNRYYYYPTPSYVPFRAPSTVALAKITGGPLASQLQGNVFFMENPHGTEVFAEVFGLPAYQPAKDGKKPIGPHGFHIHENGTCEVGDPQTPFEAAGGHWNPHNQPHGNHAGDFPALFSNNGYARMSFFTNKFTVEEVIGKSVIIHESPDDYRTQPAGDAGRRLGCGIIRKVQFQNQPKQ; this comes from the coding sequence ATGGTTAATTATCATAATCGATACTATTATTACCCTACGCCTTCATACGTACCATTCAGAGCCCCGTCTACGGTAGCTCTTGCAAAAATTACAGGAGGACCCTTAGCCAGTCAGCTTCAGGGTAATGTCTTTTTTATGGAAAACCCTCATGGAACAGAGGTTTTTGCAGAAGTATTTGGACTTCCGGCCTACCAGCCTGCAAAAGACGGAAAAAAACCAATAGGGCCTCATGGCTTCCATATTCATGAAAATGGGACTTGTGAAGTAGGAGATCCTCAAACACCTTTCGAGGCAGCAGGCGGGCACTGGAATCCTCATAACCAGCCGCATGGAAACCATGCAGGAGATTTTCCAGCTCTTTTTTCAAATAATGGCTATGCAAGGATGTCATTCTTTACAAATAAATTTACAGTAGAGGAAGTTATTGGGAAATCAGTTATCATTCATGAAAGCCCCGATGACTACCGTACTCAGCCTGCAGGGGATGCTGGCAGGAGACTTGGATGCGGCATCATAAGGAAGGTTCAATTTCAAAATCAGCCCAAGCAATAA